Proteins co-encoded in one Listeria ivanovii subsp. ivanovii genomic window:
- a CDS encoding polysaccharide deacetylase family protein has product MKVKWIRLLIAAILIIAVVFLGVKGFQKYQYMKSRNKVIAQMDKLMEEKNGSDFRRSDKKEDGIEIISYIPKTVKKQDNKTIQNEMKKATNLEKNKLKDKEGILFYTYQKQTLAKNAISYKVDQYEYVKTGSTQLTLKSEKDICANLVTDADTGELLTLGNVLIKNDETKLDVKTMLEQEIIKSGKIPLKDIGNLGEVKSLANWDDTNFGLTSTELILPIEVPGYPKIKQVKLKLADIASDVNKRYLPDDIQIPATPKAKSGKKIALTFDDGPSPSVTPKVLATLKRYNAKATFFVLGSRVIENPGLVKQELDAGHQVGSHSWDHPQLTKLSKKEVYDQILKTQKVVFDQTGYFPTTMRPPYGAVNKEVAEEIGIPIIQWSVDTEDWKIRNPKSVTMKVLANASDGAIVLMHDIHPTTGDSLDKTLELLKKQGYQFVTVNELYSEKLKIGKQYFDESESRMVK; this is encoded by the coding sequence GTGAAGGTTAAATGGATTAGGTTACTCATTGCAGCCATTCTCATTATTGCCGTGGTGTTCCTTGGTGTGAAGGGATTTCAAAAATATCAATATATGAAATCACGCAATAAAGTAATCGCGCAAATGGATAAGCTAATGGAAGAAAAAAATGGAAGTGATTTTCGTAGGTCGGATAAGAAGGAAGATGGAATCGAAATAATTTCATACATTCCCAAAACAGTAAAAAAACAAGACAACAAAACGATCCAAAACGAAATGAAAAAAGCCACAAATTTAGAGAAAAACAAGCTTAAGGATAAGGAAGGGATTCTTTTTTATACTTATCAAAAGCAAACGTTGGCTAAAAACGCAATATCTTATAAAGTGGACCAATATGAGTACGTTAAAACTGGAAGTACTCAATTAACACTCAAAAGCGAAAAAGATATTTGCGCGAATTTGGTAACAGATGCTGACACAGGTGAGTTACTAACTCTAGGGAATGTTCTAATAAAGAATGATGAGACTAAATTAGACGTTAAAACTATGTTAGAACAAGAAATTATTAAATCAGGGAAAATTCCTCTAAAAGATATTGGGAATCTTGGGGAAGTAAAAAGTTTAGCCAATTGGGACGACACAAATTTTGGGTTAACAAGCACAGAGTTGATTTTACCAATTGAAGTTCCAGGCTATCCAAAAATAAAACAAGTGAAATTAAAACTTGCTGATATTGCTAGTGACGTGAATAAACGTTATTTACCAGATGATATACAGATTCCTGCAACACCAAAAGCAAAATCAGGTAAAAAAATTGCCCTTACTTTTGATGATGGTCCGAGTCCGTCAGTTACGCCAAAAGTTTTGGCAACACTTAAGCGATATAATGCAAAAGCGACTTTCTTTGTTCTTGGTTCTCGTGTAATAGAAAATCCAGGTTTAGTAAAACAAGAATTAGACGCTGGACATCAAGTGGGGAGCCATTCATGGGATCATCCGCAATTAACTAAGCTTTCTAAAAAAGAAGTATATGACCAAATTCTAAAAACGCAAAAAGTGGTGTTCGATCAAACGGGATATTTCCCAACCACGATGCGTCCGCCTTATGGTGCAGTGAACAAAGAGGTGGCTGAGGAGATTGGTATTCCAATCATTCAATGGTCCGTAGATACAGAAGATTGGAAAATCCGAAATCCAAAATCAGTAACAATGAAAGTCCTGGCTAATGCGTCAGATGGAGCGATTGTATTAATGCACGATATCCATCCGACAACAGGGGATAGCCTCGATAAAACATTAGAACTACTGAAAAAACAAGGCTATCAATTTGTTACAGTAAACGAACTTTATAGCGAGAAATTAAAAATTGGTAAACAGTATTTTGATGAAAGTGAATCCAGAATGGTGAAATAA
- a CDS encoding DUF4064 domain-containing protein gives MNRQTEFILLIIGASFSILTFFGAALYAVLFGFSTLVMYAEPASYSSGEDTFMVGLFTFFALVAAFFALVSAVFGFIGAFKIKNNHAKVKVFGICFIVLGGLQIFTISGILFLIAGILTVSKKEYKTNYIEGEGTKWE, from the coding sequence ATGAATAGACAAACAGAATTTATTTTACTAATTATTGGTGCATCATTTAGCATTCTAACTTTTTTCGGGGCTGCTTTATACGCGGTTTTATTTGGATTTAGCACGCTTGTGATGTATGCAGAGCCCGCATCCTATAGCAGTGGTGAAGATACATTTATGGTTGGCTTATTTACCTTTTTTGCACTCGTAGCGGCTTTTTTCGCTTTAGTTTCTGCAGTTTTCGGATTTATCGGTGCATTTAAAATTAAAAATAACCATGCAAAAGTAAAAGTTTTTGGAATTTGCTTTATTGTTTTAGGTGGATTACAAATTTTCACTATTTCCGGAATTTTATTTTTAATTGCTGGAATTTTAACAGTTAGCAAAAAGGAATATAAAACAAATTATATAGAAGGTGAGGGGACAAAATGGGAGTAG
- a CDS encoding NusG domain II-containing protein, translating into MRQYMKMVRPFDFVIIVILILGSFLPLILFTAAEAKTAGDEVVAIVSQDGKVIREIMLTGHQGNEQFTIKGKGTQYNLMEVDGERIRIKEDNSPDQVGVMMGWKSDPGDTIVCLPHKVFVEIKSANKGSNDPDTDLVVPN; encoded by the coding sequence ATGCGTCAATATATGAAAATGGTACGCCCGTTTGATTTTGTTATTATTGTTATACTAATTTTGGGCTCATTTTTACCATTGATACTTTTTACTGCAGCTGAAGCAAAAACAGCCGGCGATGAAGTAGTAGCAATCGTTTCACAAGACGGGAAAGTTATCCGCGAAATTATGCTAACTGGCCATCAAGGAAACGAACAATTCACCATTAAAGGAAAAGGCACCCAGTATAACTTAATGGAGGTGGACGGCGAACGCATCAGAATTAAGGAAGACAATAGCCCAGATCAAGTAGGTGTGATGATGGGCTGGAAATCGGATCCTGGTGATACCATTGTTTGCCTCCCGCACAAAGTTTTTGTGGAAATCAAGTCGGCAAATAAAGGCAGTAACGATCCAGATACGGATTTGGTTGTACCGAATTAA
- a CDS encoding VOC family protein, with amino-acid sequence MKIEHIALWTSNLEKMKDFYVTYFGAIANDVYENKTKGFSSYFLTFETGARLELMKRTDVSEEVAGEKLGWAHIAIATESKATVDTLTEELRKAGFEILGEARTTGDGYYESVIADPEGNRIEITC; translated from the coding sequence ATGAAAATAGAACATATCGCATTATGGACAAGCAATTTAGAAAAAATGAAAGATTTTTATGTCACTTATTTTGGGGCAATAGCCAATGATGTATATGAAAATAAAACGAAAGGCTTTTCGTCTTATTTTTTGACTTTCGAAACGGGTGCTCGACTAGAATTAATGAAACGTACGGATGTATCAGAAGAAGTAGCCGGTGAAAAATTAGGTTGGGCGCATATTGCGATTGCAACAGAATCGAAAGCGACAGTTGATACACTGACAGAAGAGCTAAGAAAAGCAGGGTTTGAAATTCTAGGTGAAGCAAGAACAACAGGGGATGGTTACTATGAAAGTGTCATCGCGGATCCAGAAGGAAATCGAATCGAAATCACTTGCTAA
- the ppsA gene encoding phosphoenolpyruvate synthase yields MKPYVLKFQEIDEASQSLVGGKGKNLGACSKINSHLVPPGFCITTEAYKKNFNENDNFQELFKQLTTLKTNNLSEIREVSKAIRTIIENTPISSNIVNEINRVLLEFNDQEAFAVRSSATAEDLPNASFAGQHDTYLNIIGAKEILRHISKCWASLFTERAIIYRIQNSFDHNKVYPSVVIQQMVFPNASGILFTADPITSNRKTVAIDASFGLGEALVSGLVTADAYKVEENKITEKIIATKKIAIYGQTNGGTEIRQVDLPKQTEQALSDEQILSLAKLGRKIESYFGKPQDIEWCLVDNVFYLVQSRPITTLFPVPEVGDQQNHVYVSVAHQQMMTDAMKPLGLSFYLMTTPASMYPAGGRLFVDITESLSSPTTRDIMVNSLGQSDPLMKDALQTIIGRKNFIKMQPEDSTNKHVPSPVKLANRTVPDVSVVSELIMQNQESLKKLQLTIQSKNGAELFDFIIADLQELKNVLFNPTSIDAIMAGMDASAWLNEHINLWLDEKNVADTLSESAPNNITSQMGLELLDVADAIRPHPVVINYLEQTSDIHFLDKLDTLTGGKEAKTAIEKYLTKYGMRCPGEIDLTKTRWIENPTTLIPLILSNIKNFEPHASKQKFEQGEIASRNKEQEILEHLKQLPGGAQKVADAKTKIAVLRHFIGYREYPKYGMINRYFIYKQALLKTAEQLVQHGILKQKEDIYFLYFDELQEVVRTNTVNYALITTRKNDFISYEKLTPPRIITSDGEIITGKYSRDNLPEKALIGLPVSAGIIEGRARVILDMEHADLEPGDILVTAFTDPSWTPTFVSIKGLITEVGGLMTHGAVIAREYGLPAVVGVENATKLIKDGQHILVNGTEGYIKILK; encoded by the coding sequence ATGAAACCATATGTACTAAAATTCCAAGAGATTGACGAAGCAAGCCAATCACTTGTCGGCGGAAAAGGAAAAAATTTAGGTGCGTGTTCTAAGATTAATAGCCATCTAGTTCCACCAGGTTTTTGCATCACCACAGAAGCTTACAAAAAAAACTTCAACGAAAACGATAACTTTCAGGAATTATTCAAACAACTCACTACTCTAAAAACAAATAATCTTTCGGAAATTCGTGAAGTAAGCAAGGCTATCCGTACAATTATTGAAAATACACCTATCTCTAGTAACATAGTCAATGAAATTAACCGAGTTCTTTTAGAATTTAATGATCAAGAAGCATTCGCTGTTCGTTCTAGTGCAACTGCGGAAGATTTACCAAACGCTTCTTTTGCTGGTCAGCATGATACTTATTTAAATATTATTGGGGCAAAAGAAATACTTCGACATATTAGCAAATGTTGGGCTTCTTTATTTACCGAACGCGCGATTATTTACCGTATTCAAAATAGTTTTGATCATAACAAAGTATATCCTTCTGTCGTTATCCAACAAATGGTTTTCCCAAATGCATCGGGTATTTTATTTACAGCAGATCCGATTACTTCTAATCGAAAAACAGTAGCTATTGATGCTAGTTTTGGACTAGGTGAGGCACTCGTTTCTGGTTTAGTAACTGCAGATGCTTATAAAGTAGAAGAAAATAAAATTACCGAAAAAATAATTGCAACCAAAAAAATCGCTATTTACGGTCAAACAAACGGCGGAACCGAAATACGCCAAGTCGACCTTCCAAAACAAACCGAGCAAGCACTGTCTGATGAGCAAATATTATCACTTGCAAAACTTGGCAGAAAAATCGAATCTTACTTTGGAAAACCACAAGATATCGAATGGTGTTTAGTTGATAACGTTTTTTATCTCGTCCAAAGCCGCCCAATTACTACATTATTTCCAGTTCCAGAAGTTGGCGATCAACAAAATCATGTTTATGTATCCGTCGCTCACCAACAGATGATGACAGATGCTATGAAACCACTTGGCTTATCTTTTTACCTAATGACAACGCCAGCTTCCATGTATCCCGCCGGCGGAAGACTATTTGTAGATATTACCGAAAGCCTCTCCTCTCCAACTACTCGAGATATTATGGTCAACTCACTCGGCCAATCAGATCCACTTATGAAAGACGCTTTACAAACCATTATCGGACGTAAAAATTTCATCAAAATGCAACCTGAAGATTCTACGAACAAACATGTTCCATCACCTGTAAAACTTGCAAATCGAACAGTTCCAGATGTTTCCGTTGTTTCCGAACTAATAATGCAGAACCAAGAGTCGCTAAAAAAACTACAACTAACCATCCAATCGAAAAACGGTGCTGAATTATTCGATTTTATCATAGCAGACCTCCAAGAATTAAAAAATGTCCTCTTTAATCCTACAAGTATTGATGCAATTATGGCCGGTATGGACGCATCTGCCTGGCTAAATGAACACATTAATTTGTGGCTAGACGAAAAAAACGTTGCGGACACTTTATCTGAATCCGCACCAAATAACATCACTTCGCAAATGGGATTAGAACTATTAGATGTAGCAGATGCTATTCGGCCACACCCAGTCGTAATCAACTATTTAGAGCAAACAAGCGACATTCATTTTTTAGATAAACTAGACACATTGACTGGCGGAAAAGAAGCAAAAACCGCCATCGAAAAATATCTGACTAAATACGGCATGCGTTGTCCTGGTGAAATCGATTTAACAAAAACTCGCTGGATAGAAAATCCAACCACACTCATCCCACTAATTTTAAGTAACATTAAAAACTTTGAGCCACATGCAAGTAAGCAAAAATTCGAACAAGGGGAAATTGCTTCCAGAAATAAAGAACAGGAAATTTTAGAACATCTAAAGCAACTGCCTGGTGGTGCACAAAAAGTAGCTGATGCTAAAACTAAAATAGCTGTTTTACGTCATTTTATCGGATACCGTGAATACCCTAAATACGGGATGATAAATCGCTATTTCATTTATAAACAAGCTTTACTAAAAACTGCTGAGCAACTTGTTCAACACGGTATTCTTAAGCAAAAAGAAGATATTTATTTTCTTTATTTCGATGAATTACAAGAAGTGGTTCGTACAAATACAGTCAATTATGCCCTTATCACTACCCGGAAAAACGATTTCATTTCTTATGAAAAACTAACTCCACCGCGCATTATCACATCAGATGGCGAAATAATTACCGGAAAATATAGTCGCGACAATCTTCCAGAAAAAGCACTCATCGGATTACCAGTTTCTGCTGGAATTATCGAAGGACGTGCTCGCGTTATTTTAGATATGGAACATGCCGATTTAGAGCCTGGAGATATTTTAGTTACTGCGTTCACTGACCCAAGCTGGACACCGACATTTGTTTCTATAAAAGGTCTTATCACCGAGGTTGGCGGGTTGATGACGCACGGTGCAGTTATTGCCCGAGAATATGGATTGCCAGCTGTTGTTGGAGTTGAAAATGCTACCAAACTAATTAAAGATGGTCAACACATTCTAGTAAATGGTACAGAAGGTTATATAAAAATACTAAAATAG
- a CDS encoding ZIP family metal transporter: MLNYLSTLNPVLLALLAGIFTWACTAAGASLVFFFKNLNKKWGNVMLGFAAGVMLAASFWSLLAPAIEMSKDMGRFSFIPALVGFLLGGIFLRAIDRIIPHLHFGFPEQAKEGPKTSLRKSILLVLSITIHNIPEGAAVGVAFGAVITGDTETLITAIVLALGIGIQNFPEGAAVSIPLRGEGLSRGKSFWYGQLSAVVEPIFAVLGAVLVVFVTPILPYALAFAAGAMIFVIVEELIPESQVEGSTDLATAATMAGFAVMMVLDVALG; encoded by the coding sequence TTGTTAAATTATTTATCAACACTAAATCCGGTATTATTAGCTCTACTTGCTGGGATATTTACCTGGGCATGTACAGCTGCCGGCGCATCACTCGTATTTTTCTTTAAAAATTTGAATAAAAAATGGGGCAATGTAATGCTTGGGTTTGCTGCGGGAGTTATGCTAGCTGCGAGTTTTTGGTCACTACTTGCCCCGGCAATTGAAATGAGTAAAGACATGGGAAGATTTTCCTTTATCCCAGCACTCGTCGGTTTCTTATTAGGTGGAATTTTCTTGCGTGCGATTGACCGGATTATTCCGCATCTGCATTTTGGCTTTCCGGAACAAGCAAAAGAAGGGCCAAAAACGTCTCTTCGAAAAAGCATCTTGCTTGTATTGTCGATTACGATACACAACATTCCAGAAGGTGCAGCAGTGGGAGTTGCCTTTGGGGCAGTTATCACAGGGGATACAGAGACATTAATTACTGCAATTGTACTAGCTCTTGGGATCGGGATTCAAAATTTTCCAGAAGGTGCAGCGGTATCGATACCGTTACGTGGGGAAGGTTTGTCTCGGGGGAAAAGCTTTTGGTACGGTCAATTATCGGCTGTGGTAGAACCGATTTTTGCAGTCCTCGGTGCTGTTTTGGTAGTTTTTGTAACACCGATATTACCATATGCGCTTGCATTTGCCGCAGGAGCGATGATTTTCGTTATTGTAGAAGAATTAATACCAGAGTCCCAGGTCGAAGGTTCTACTGACTTAGCAACTGCTGCGACAATGGCGGGGTTTGCTGTGATGATGGTTCTAGATGTAGCGCTTGGATAA
- a CDS encoding inorganic phosphate transporter, whose translation MDTVILITIIIVFMGLAFDFINGFHDIANAVATSISTRALKPRVAIGLAAIMNFLGAISFTGVAESLTKSIVDPFSLNNGEFVVLCGLIAAVIWNLMTWLVGMPSSSSHALIGAIAGASIASASSFSVLNWSGFTTIIIALIVSPIIGFTVGYLIYSLFKNLFHDKKLGKMNRRFRFIQIGTAAMQAYWHGTNDAQKTMGIITLALVASGLLQESAGIPFWVQLSCAASMAIGSSVGGYRIIKTVGTKIMKITPVTGVASDLSSLSVIMTATLIHLPVSTTQVIDSSIMGVGTANHKKEVNWRTGKNMVVTWFITLPLAGLLAAVVYWISAALFL comes from the coding sequence ATGGATACGGTTATTTTAATTACGATTATTATCGTTTTTATGGGATTGGCGTTTGACTTTATAAATGGATTTCATGACATTGCGAATGCGGTGGCTACAAGTATTTCGACGAGAGCATTAAAACCTCGAGTGGCAATTGGCTTAGCGGCGATTATGAATTTTCTAGGAGCGATTTCGTTTACAGGGGTAGCAGAGTCACTCACGAAAAGCATTGTTGATCCATTTTCGCTTAATAATGGCGAATTTGTTGTGCTTTGTGGGCTGATTGCGGCGGTTATTTGGAATTTGATGACATGGCTAGTTGGAATGCCTAGTAGCTCCTCACACGCGCTGATTGGTGCGATTGCTGGGGCATCGATCGCTTCTGCTAGCAGTTTTAGTGTACTTAATTGGTCTGGATTTACCACAATTATTATCGCGCTGATTGTTTCGCCAATTATTGGTTTTACAGTGGGATATTTGATTTATTCGCTCTTTAAAAATCTTTTTCACGATAAAAAATTAGGTAAAATGAACCGCCGTTTTCGTTTTATTCAAATTGGAACCGCGGCAATGCAAGCATATTGGCACGGAACGAACGATGCACAAAAAACGATGGGGATTATTACGCTAGCTTTAGTGGCTAGTGGTCTTTTGCAAGAATCAGCAGGAATCCCATTTTGGGTACAATTAAGTTGTGCGGCCTCGATGGCAATTGGTTCATCGGTAGGAGGATACCGGATTATCAAAACAGTTGGAACGAAAATTATGAAGATTACTCCAGTCACAGGAGTTGCTTCTGATTTAAGCTCACTGTCTGTAATCATGACAGCCACTCTTATCCATTTACCAGTCAGTACAACGCAAGTAATTGATAGCTCGATTATGGGGGTTGGAACAGCCAATCATAAAAAAGAAGTGAACTGGCGGACGGGTAAAAATATGGTAGTGACTTGGTTTATAACTTTACCACTTGCGGGACTTTTAGCTGCCGTTGTTTACTGGATTTCAGCAGCGCTTTTTTTATAA
- a CDS encoding DUF1149 family protein has translation MDIVTNKIVVEKYNFETILEENGQIENKIELEVHEVEPIGGNEELMAKGKFFKITIPFVLALEKFRVDGRISRIVQVKDYFGQFSELAIPDVEGLSNPLIDYIKRLTYDVTEIAFDEPGISLDFNANHKS, from the coding sequence GTGGATATAGTGACGAATAAAATAGTCGTAGAAAAATACAACTTTGAAACAATTTTGGAAGAAAACGGTCAAATTGAAAATAAAATTGAATTAGAAGTCCATGAAGTAGAACCAATCGGCGGCAATGAGGAACTAATGGCTAAAGGGAAATTTTTCAAAATAACGATTCCGTTCGTATTAGCACTTGAAAAATTTCGAGTTGATGGCAGAATCAGCCGTATCGTCCAAGTGAAAGATTATTTTGGTCAGTTTTCAGAATTAGCAATTCCAGATGTAGAAGGTTTATCTAACCCATTAATTGATTACATCAAGCGCTTAACATACGATGTGACCGAAATTGCGTTTGATGAGCCAGGGATTAGCCTTGATTTTAACGCTAATCATAAGAGCTAG